A window of the Streptomyces sp. NBC_00250 genome harbors these coding sequences:
- a CDS encoding LysR family transcriptional regulator, with the protein MTDLPDLRKLRVLRELSERGTVSAAAQALHLTPQAVSQQISALGRELGVPLTEPSGRRLRLTGAARIVLRHADAVFTQVEQMRAELAAHRSGERGEVAVAGFSTTLSALILPAVARLRETRPLLRTSLAEVDPPESFSLLRRGETDVVISADTTRPSPGAPSEERPSAGLPDGRTDGPPDERTDGRTDGRTARTSDGRTDGRFHRVALCDDPFDIALPAGHRLLDSERLLLADLADETWIFATTGLCHDIGVAACTAAGFTPRASHAIGDWDATLAAVRLGLGVALVPRLAKPVPRPEVTIRAFSERAPSRTVFAAVREGSQTSPEIAAVLDELRTAARAAVVG; encoded by the coding sequence GTGACCGACCTTCCGGACCTGAGGAAGCTGCGGGTGCTGCGGGAACTCAGCGAGCGCGGCACCGTCAGCGCGGCCGCCCAAGCGCTCCACCTCACCCCACAGGCCGTCTCGCAGCAGATCAGTGCCCTGGGGCGTGAGTTGGGCGTCCCGCTCACCGAACCGTCCGGGCGCCGGCTGCGGCTCACGGGAGCCGCCCGGATCGTGCTCAGGCACGCCGACGCCGTCTTCACCCAGGTCGAACAGATGCGCGCGGAACTGGCCGCCCACCGGAGCGGAGAGCGCGGGGAAGTGGCGGTCGCCGGCTTCTCCACCACCCTGTCGGCGCTCATCCTGCCCGCCGTGGCCCGACTGCGGGAGACCCGACCGCTGTTGCGGACCTCGCTGGCCGAGGTCGACCCGCCGGAGAGCTTCTCCCTGCTACGGCGCGGGGAGACGGACGTCGTGATCTCCGCGGACACGACCCGGCCGTCGCCCGGTGCGCCGAGTGAGGAACGCCCTTCCGCCGGGCTCCCCGACGGACGCACCGATGGGCCTCCCGACGAACGCACCGACGGACGCACCGACGGACGCACCGCCAGGACCTCCGACGGACGCACCGACGGGCGGTTCCACCGGGTCGCGCTCTGCGACGACCCCTTCGACATCGCCCTGCCGGCCGGGCACCGGCTGCTCGACAGCGAGCGGCTGCTGCTCGCCGACCTCGCCGACGAGACCTGGATCTTCGCCACGACGGGCCTCTGCCACGACATCGGCGTCGCCGCGTGTACGGCGGCCGGGTTCACCCCGCGGGCCTCCCACGCCATCGGCGACTGGGACGCCACGCTCGCGGCGGTCCGGCTCGGCCTCGGGGTCGCGCTGGTGCCGCGCCTCGCCAAGCCGGTCCCGCGGCCGGAGGTGACGATCCGCGCGTTCAGCGAGCGGGCCCCTTCACGTACGGTCTTCGCGGCCGTGCGGGAGGGCAGCCAGACGTCGCCGGAGATCGCCGCCGTCCTCGACGAGCTGCGTACGGCGGCCAGGGCGGCCGTCGTCGGCTGA